AAAAATAATATCTTCCAAGAAAAGATACTGAAAACCCTTATCATCAATATTTTGCCGATGCGCTTCGTTGTGAGGATAAAGTTCGTTTAAACAAGCTTCATACAGATTTTTATCCTGTAACTCCGGATGAAAGGATATTTGGGTTTGCAGTATTTTCTGTAATTCAGTTTTATAATACTTTCGTTCAATTGTTCTAATCAATTTTCCTCGTATTTTTTGAGCTGGATTTTGAAGTAACACGTCATAAATGTATTCTCCAACTTGTTTTTCCGAAGATTCAATATCCTGTTCTGTTTTCTTCTTCAGTAAATTCCAGTCATCCTCTTTTGGTGAACGAAAACTTCTTTTTAAGGTACCATCTTTACCTACAGTAGTTGTGACAATAAATTCTTTGGTTTTCCCAATCCAATTGGTAAGAGGTTCTTTGCTCAGCCTTTTATAAACCCAGTTGTTTTCCAAAATTACATTGTACCAAATCCCTTTAGCATTTTTATCTTCTGTTTCTTTGACATCAATTACTTTTAAAGCATAATATTTTTCATCTTTTTCATCATTTTCTTCTATTTCATCTCCCCTAAGTTGATAATACCCTCTTTTTTGATTGAAATTCAACAATAACCAGGCAATCTCTTCTTTGGAAATTTTTTGAGTGAGTGCTTTTTTGCGGAGATAATAAATCGTCCAATCGTATGGGATTTTTATATTTAGTCCCCTACTCTTAAAATCATCAACCATTTCCTTAAAAGAATCTATATAAACAAATTCATATTTTCCGGATATGGTTTTCTGATAATTTATCTTCACTTCATATCGAAATTGCCCCGGATGTTTCTCAAAATCAATAGCATTTTTATAATGTTCCGGCAAAAAATCCAATATTTTTAACACTCTGTGCAAACGTTCTCTTCGCAAGTTACTCCTTTGATAAAGTCGTCTTATTCCTCTGTATCTCGTACGTTCAGCTGTTTGTGAAATAGAATTACCCGATGCAAAATCAGTTAATTGCGCTTGATCCATAGGAATTATTCGACTTCCGGTTTTTTGAATGGATCCCTGTTGATTGTCAAAATCCAAATTAATCAGGGCCCAACCAATACTGTTGGTTCCCAAATCCAAGCCTAAAATCTTTTTCATGATCTCTTTTTAAAATATTTCTTATCTTTGGTGTTACAAATTGAAGCAATTCACAATAAGGATTATTCCGTTGTGAAAACATTCAAAGCGGTCTGAAGAAATTCGGGTCGCTTTTTGTTTTGAACAAATATGGAACATTACAGGGCACGGGTTTTACGGTAAGCAAGATACAAAAAATTCTTTTTCCCTGACAAAATCCCGTTTCCCCGATTTTTCTATCTTTGAACCTCTTCTAAACCGTTTTACCATGAAAAAATTTAAATACCTTGTACTTGTAGTGGTAGTGGCTGCACTGGCTTATGGTGCCAATTATTTTATTGCCCGGGCACCTATTTTTACAGGATATGCGGCCAAAGACCTGGCTTCGTGGACTTTTCTGACTCATCGCACCCAAAAAGACATTGAAAAACACGACTTGAGTTTTTTTCCGGTCAACCTTTCACACAACGTCATTGACAAAAAACACAAACGGGTAACGGGTACTTTTCTCGGCATGGCTAAACAGGTGGCGGTTTACCGCCAGGGACTCGGTTGTACGCTGGTAGCCGATGCCGACATCAACAAAGTGATGCAACAAAAAATGACGGAACCGGTTCTTCCTAAAAATCCACAAAATATTTACTGGCCTATGGGCGACAAAATGCGCGACACCCTTCCGCCGGCTGTGGACATAAAAAAGCTGCAGGCAGCCATTGATTCGGCATTCAACGCCGGCAATACCCGAGCCGTTGTTGTGGCTTATGACACCCTTTTTATGCGTGAAAAATATGCTCCGGGATTTGATAAAAACACCCGGATATTGGGCTGGTCGATGAGCAAAAGCATTACCAGTGCGCTCATTGGTATTTTGGTAAAAGAGGGGAAACTGAAGGTCAATGCTCCGGCTCCCATCAAAGAGTGGCAAAACGACGCGCGGAAAAATATCCGGCTGGCCGACCTTCTGCACCAAAGCAGCGGACTGAAATGGAATGAAGATTACGGCGATATTTCCGATGTTACCATCATGCTGTATCGAAAAGGAAACATGGCGGAATTTGCCATTCAGCATCCGGCCATTTATCCGCCGGATTCGGTTTGGTACTATTCGTCGGGAAACACCAACATCATCTCGGAGATTATCCGCCGCACCATAGGCAACGACCAACAATACTGGAATTTTCCGCGGAAAGCATTGTTCAACAAAATCGGGATGCGTTCGGCGGTACTGGAAACGGACGCCAGTGGAAATTTTGTGGGATCGTCGTATACCTTTGCCACGCCCCGCGACTGGGCCCGGTTCGGATTGCTCTATCTGCAAAATGGCAAATGGCAGGGAAAACAACTTCTTCCCAAAGGCTGGGTAAAATATGCCCACACACCGGCACGAAAATCACAAGACCAATACGGCGCCCAGTTTTGGCTGAATAAAGGAACCCATGAAATCAAAGGATATCCGGACATTTATTATTGCGACGGTTTCCATGGTCAGCGGGTGTACATCATTCCGTCAAAAGATCTGGTTGTGGTGCGGATGGGACTAAACGGCCACGGAGAATTTGATTACAACAAATTCCTGACCCGGATTTTAGATGCTTTTCATTAAACGAAAACCGTAACCGGTTTTAATTTTCTTTTTTTCCGGCAATACGATGCGATAAAGGCTTTTTGTATTGTAACGGAATATCCGGAATGCCATCGTTATTTTTGTCTTTTAGCTGTTGCAGATAATGGATAACCGCCAGCCATTCGGTTCCCGGTTGTATCCCTTTTTTATTTTTGTTAAAGTCAATCAAGGCAGTGTTCATATTGGTAACGGGGTTTCCGTGAGCATCTTTCGGAACCACACTCACCAGTCCGTGACTTAGTTTTTTCACTCTGCCAAGAAAGCTAAGCAGATAAGTGTCAGCAGTAATACTGTAAAGTTTGGGATTCTTTTTGGAAAGATCTATCGGTTTTCCGTTTATTTCAATTTTGTACACTTTGTGTAACATCACTTTTTTGGGGTTGTAATACACTTTTGCGCCGGAAACAAAAACGTAACCATCGTCGCTTTTGGAAAGCAACAACACTTCCATAAGATTTTTCAGTTCATGGCCGGTGATGTAAATTTTAGCAAGCGGATAACCCGGCAGACTGTCGTTTACGCGGCCCAGCGACAAGACCCTGAAGATATCAGGAACCGTAATGACACCGGTTTTTCCTTCCAAAATATTGTCACGAATGGTACCTGAAGCAAGTAGTTCCACATCGGTACTGTCGCCATAACGATTTACATCATGCTGTATGGCCTGGGTAAGAAAAACGCCAAGATTGGTATGCTGATATCCCCGCTTGTTGTGTTTCATTAAGTTGAAAGATGTTTCTGCCACCGGTTGCCGGTAGTATAAATGCTGCCGGTTTAAGATTTTTTTATTGATCTGGCTTTTGTACCGGTTAATTTCATCATTGACTTTGGCATCTCCCAAAATGTGGTCGTCAATAGGAATCAGGCGATAATGGTATGCGGCAATTTTTCCGTTTTTAATGGTGAGATCAAGCCGTCCCAGGTTATGCAAATAGCATCCGGTTTGTACAATCAGTGTATTTTTCACTTTAACGGGCTGTGGAGTAACCACATGAGTATGGCCGCTAATGATGACATCAATGTACTTGGCTTTTTTGGCCATTTTTACGTCTTCGCCGTAAAAACCGCCTTTTCCATCAGAATACACACCACTGTGCGACAAACAGATAACCAAATCAACATGCTTTTCCTTTTTCAGCATTTTTGCGGTTTTACGGGCGGTTTTACTCTGTTTTGCCACCTGTACAGGAGCTTTTAAAGGAGCCACTTCAGCCGCATCTTTTCCCAGGATACCGATAATGCCTATTTTAACTCCCTTTACTTCAATAATTTTATAAGGTAAAATGGTTTTGTTGGCAAAAAGTTTGGCCAGCTGCCCGTCTTTCGGCGCATCAGGAACCGGGTTCAGATTGGTAGAAATAATTTGCGGAAGTCCGCCTCTTTTTTCAGCCGCCTGAATGGCTTGTGCCAGTGCATTGGGGCCATAATCAAATTCATGATTGCCGATGGTGGTAAATTGTATGCCCATCTGTTTCATCAGCGAAAGCTGAAATCCGGTTTGAGGCTCAATGGTATTAAAAAGGGTTCCCATTAAAAAATCTCCGGCATCTAAAATAAGGGTTCCGTTCGGGTTTGTTGATTTTTGTTGTTTCAGCAAAGTAGCCAGTCGCGCAAAACCTCCCAACACACTGTCGTTGTTGATGATCATGGGGGTGTAATCTATTTCGGGCCCATCACCGGTAATGCGCGAGTGCATATCGTTGGTATGTAATATGGTGATGTTTTGGGCATGAAGACTGCCGGTGGCAAAAAACACGATGAAAAGCCACACTATTTGAAGATTTTTCATTTTTAAAAAGAATAAAAAATTGGCATGAAAAATTGTTTTGTGTTCAAAGTTACACAAATAGCGGGAAAAGCACGGGTAATGAACAGATTTTAACCGTTCCCCGAAAAAATGATGTAAAGTTTCCTTTTTAGCTTACAAATCCAGCAGCACTTCTTCTGCGCTACGGGCACCGAAAAGCATACGCTGGGGTTGTTCCAGCATTTCTTTTACTTTCACCAGAAAGCCCACCGACTCCCGTCCGTCAATAATCCGGTGATCGTAAGACAACGCCACATACATCATCGGATGGATTTCCACTTTTCCGTTAACCGCCACCGGCCGTTTCACAATGTTGTGCATTCCCAGGATGGCACTTTGCGGCGGATTAAGAATGGGTGTGGACATCATAGAGCCAAATACCCCGCCGTTGGTGATGGTAAAGGTTCCTCCCTGCATCTCGTCAAGGGTAATTTTATTTTCTCTTGCTTTGACTGCCAGTGTTTTGATAGCTGTTTCTATTTCGGCCAGGCTCATTTTTTCGGCATCTTGTATCACGGGAACAACAAGTCCTTTGGGCGCACTGACGGCTATCCCGATATCCACATAATCGAAATAAATAAGCTCATCTCCTGAAATTTGGGCATTCACCTGAGGAAAAAGCTGAAGCGCTTCGGTAACGGCTTTGGTAAAAAAAGACATAAACCCCAATCCCACACCGAACTTTTCTTTGAAAATCTCTTTGTATTTCCTTCGGATTTCCATGATCGCGCTCATATCCACCTCATTAAATGTGGTCAGCATGGCGGTTTCATTTTTTACGGAAACCAGTCGCTGTGCCAGCTTTTTACGCAGCATGCTCATCTTTTCCCGGCGGATATTCCGCTCTCCGGTCCATGATGTTTTGGTTGCAGCGGTGGCTTGTTTGCGGGGTTGCTGATTCCTGTTTTCAAGAAAAAACCGGACATCTTCTTTCCCGATGCGCACCGACCGGAAAAATTCGGCCAATTCTTTTTCCGTAGCGCCTTCCTGCTGAAGCAGTTTCCGCGCCAACGGCGAAAGATGAAGCTTTTCACCGGTTTTATCTTCTTCCGGAGTCCTGTTTTTCTGTTTTTCTTCCGGAGCATTTTTCGGGGCTTCTTTTTCCGGGGTTTCGGTTTTCTTATCTTCCGGAAGTCCGGCAACCGGCTTGTCCGGAGCCTCTCCTTTTACTTCCGTATCAATAACCGCCAAAACCGATCCCACTTCGATAGTGTCTCCTTCTTTAGCCAAAAGCTTTATTTTTCCGTCGGCTTCGGCAGCCACGGTAAGGGTCGCTTTATCCGAATCGATTTCCACAATATCCTGATCTTTTTCCACTTGTTGGCCATCTTTTACCAACCAGGCAGCCAGTTGTACTTCGGTAATGGATTCACCCGGACTGGGGACTTTTATCTCTACTTTCATGCGTTTAATTGTTTATTTCAAGGGTTTAACACCAGAGTGAAATTTACTGTCGATATGTTGTACCTGCAAAGCAGCCAATTCTTTTTCAAATGATTTCCAGCGGTTTCCGATACAAGCCATCTCACACTCTTCATGCAGGTAAGGACATTCGCATTGCAGAAAAACTTTATCCAGGATCTTTTGTTCGCGAATGACATGAAATTGCGGAGAACCGGTAGCCGGACTTCCGCTTTCAGGACGACTTATCAGCCGCAACGAATGCTTTTTGTCGAAAACTTTTTCGATAAACTGCCAGGCTCCCATGTTGGCTGGTTCTTCCTGAGCCCAAATAAAATCGGTTGTGTTTTTATATTTTCTGATGATCGCGTTCACCTGTTTTTCCGGAAAGGGATAAAGTTGTTCAATACGAACCAAGGCCATCGTATCTATTTTCAATTTCTCTCTTTCGGCCAAAAGGGCATAATAAAGCCGTCCGGTACAAAAAATAACACGGGTTACCCGGTCAGGAGTGACTGTTTCATCATCCATCACTTCACGAAATCCGCCCTGCGTAAAATCGGTTAACGGCGACACGGCACGCGGATGACGCAACAGACTTTTGGGGGTAAATACGATAAGCGGTTTGCGAAACGGACGTTTCATTTGCCGCCGGAGTAAATGAAAAAAGTTAGCCGGCGTTGAACAATTGGCAATTTGCATATTTTTCTCGGCCGCAAGAGTCAGAAACCGTTCCATGCGGGCACTGGAATGTTCAGGACCTTGCCCTTCGTAACCATGCGGCAGCAACACCACCAAATGGTTCATCACATTCCATTTTTCTCCGGCACTGCTGATAAACTGATCAAAAATCACCTGAGCCGTATTGGCAAAATCGCCAAACTGAGCTTCCCAGATCACCAGCGAATGCGGCGAAGCCAATGCATAACCATATTCAAAACCCAGCACCCCATACTCCGACAACGGAGAGTTAAACACCGCAAACGGAGCCTGTTGTTCCCGGATATGATTTAACGGCACATATTTCTCTTCCGAATCTTCAAGACGCAAAACGGCATGCCGGTGTGAAAAAGTACCTCTCTCCACATCCTGACCACTGAGCCGTACCGGAATATTTTCTGCCAGCAGACTTCCATAAGCCAGCAACTCTCCCATAGCCCAGTCGAGCTGTTCTTTCTTAAAAATCATTTCGGCCCGCTGTTGCTGTAGGCGAATAGTTTTCCGGTAAAACTTCTTTTCATCGGGCAATGCCGTAATTTTTCCGGCAATTTGCAGCAGCTCTTTTTTAGGAACGGCCGTTGACGGCGAATGATGGAAATCTTTATCCGTTGCCGGACGGATTCCTTTCCAGATATCTTTCAAAAAGCTGTCGATCGCCGCCTTTTTGTGTGATTTTGCTGCCGCATAATGTTCTTCGAGCCGCTGGTTAAAATGTTTTTCTTCCTGCTGGCAAAATTCAGGCGTAACCGCCTTTTCCTGCAGCAGTTTTTCTTTATAAATCTGGTACGGGTTAGGATGCTTTTCAATCGCCTTGTACAACAAAGGCTGGGTAAAACGGGGCTCATCTCCTTCGTTGTGTCCGTAACGGCGATAACACAAAATATCAATAAACACATCCTTATGGAAACGGTTCCTGAATTCCATAGCCAGCTGAACCGTAAAGACTACCGCTTCGGCATCATCACCATTAACATGAAATACCGGAGACAGGGTCGTTTTTGCCACATCGGTACAATACGTACTGCTGCGGGCATCGAGATAATCGGTGGTAAACCCAATTTGATTATTAATGACCAGATGAATGGTTCCGCCGGCAGAATACCCTTTCAGGTCAGACATCTGGATCACTTCGTACACCACTCCCTGTCCGGCAATGGAAGCATCGCCATGAATAAGAATGGGAACAATTTTATCCGGATTGTGTTCCAAATGGTTATCCATTTTTGCCCTGACAATTCCTTCTACCACAGCATCCACCGCCTCAAGGTGAGAAGGATTGGGCGACAAGGTTAACTTTACCGGTTTTCCTTTGCTTGTTTTCCGGCGGATGGTGTAGCCCAAATGATATTTTACATCGCCCAGGAGATTTTCATCTTCATATTCCACCCCTTCAAATTCGGCAAACACCTCTTTAAACGGTTTTCGCAGAATATTGACCAGCGTATTCAAACGTCCGCGATGCGACATTCCGATAACGAACTCTTCGATACCCAGGTCGGCTCCTTTTTCCATAACGGCATCCAGTGCCGGAATCAGGGCTTCAGCTCCCTCCAGCGAAAACCGCTTCTGCCCCGGAAATTTTTTCTGCAGAAAATTTTCAAAGTGTACCGCCCGGAGTAATTTTTTCAGGATATAGACTTTTTCTTCGCGGGAATAGCGGGGACGGTTTTGGGTGGTCTCGAAAGTTTTCCGCAACCAGTTCACAATCGTCACATCCCGAATAAAATAATACTCGGTACCGATAGAATGACAGTAGGTCGTTTCCAGGAAAGCCACAATATCTTTCAACTTTGCCGGACCGATACCTATTTCATTACCGGCAAGGAAAGTCCGCTCAAGATCGTCCGGGGTAAGTCCGAAATTTTCGATAGACAGGGTGGGAACATATTTGCGCCGTTTACGCACCGGATTGGTTTGGGTAAACAGATGCCCCCGGCGCCGGTAACCATTAATCAGGTTGATCACTTTAAATTCATCGGTCGTTTCCAAACCCGGCGTTCCTTTTTGCGGATAATTTTTCAAAGCAAAATCAAAGCCCTGAAAAAACTGTTGCCAGCCGGGGTCTAACGCTTCCGGATTTTCCTGATAAATTTGGTAGAGATTTTCAATGTAAGCAGGGTCGGCCTGGTTCAAAAAATGCGCATCGTCCATCATGGTAAAGTCGTAAGTAGAAAGCACAAAAATACAAAACTTCCTTCTTATTTAGAATCAATTTAGATATTTTTATATTTCCATATAATACCGATTATATTTCGATTTGTAATTTGGGATAAAAGATGAGACCAATGGACCCACATCGTTAAAACTGGGAAATAATTTAGAATCGTTAAAAATAATTTTGCTAAATGCTTGTTTTTCCGGATAAATATGCGGACTTTTGCTTCAAGAAAAAAATATAGCCCATGAAGAACAGAAGAAAATTTATCCGGAACAGCCTGATCACGGCCGGTGCTGTTGCTTTTTCCGGTCCGTTACTGGCTGCAGCTACAGAACCTCAGAAGAAAACCATTCATGCACTGCCAGGAATTATTTATACAGAAAAAGACCAGGGACGCTGGAACGGGAAAGCCCCCAGCCATGTACCACAGGTAAAAATTGAGGGCAACAAAATAAAATTACACACGGTTCATCCCATGACTGCAGCACATTATATTGTACGGCACACACTGGTGGATGCTTCCGGAAAGGTATTGGGTTCCAAAACGTTCTACCCTACTGACGTGCAACCCATTTCTGAATTTGAACTTCCGGCCGGTTTTCACGGAAAACTTTTTGCCACCAGTTTCTGCAACAAACACGATTTCTGGATAAAAGAATTTACGGTTTAATTCAGAGAATCAACACTTCCGGTTCCAGCTGAATGTCAAACTTTTTCAAAACATCTTTTTGGATGGCTTTGGCTAAGTTCAATATTTCCGGACCTGTTGCTTTACCGTAATTCACAATCACCAATGCCTGGCGTTCGTACACACCGGCATCTCCTTTTCTTTTTCCTTTCCATCCGGTTTGTTCGATCAGCCAACCGGCAGGAATCTTTATCCAGCCATTGGGTAACCGGTAAAAAGGAATGTCAGGAAACCGCTGCTGCAAATGGTGAAAACGCTCTTCGCGAATGATCGGGTTTTTAAAAAAGCTGCCGGCATTCCCCAGCTTCTCCGGATCCGGAAGTTTGGCCCGACGAATGGCTTTTACGGCTTCGCTCACCGCCCGGACAGTAATTTTTTCGGGAGGCGTTTTCTCAAAATATTTTTGC
The sequence above is drawn from the Candidatus Sulfidibacterium hydrothermale genome and encodes:
- the odhB gene encoding 2-oxoglutarate dehydrogenase complex dihydrolipoyllysine-residue succinyltransferase, with amino-acid sequence MKVEIKVPSPGESITEVQLAAWLVKDGQQVEKDQDIVEIDSDKATLTVAAEADGKIKLLAKEGDTIEVGSVLAVIDTEVKGEAPDKPVAGLPEDKKTETPEKEAPKNAPEEKQKNRTPEEDKTGEKLHLSPLARKLLQQEGATEKELAEFFRSVRIGKEDVRFFLENRNQQPRKQATAATKTSWTGERNIRREKMSMLRKKLAQRLVSVKNETAMLTTFNEVDMSAIMEIRRKYKEIFKEKFGVGLGFMSFFTKAVTEALQLFPQVNAQISGDELIYFDYVDIGIAVSAPKGLVVPVIQDAEKMSLAEIETAIKTLAVKARENKITLDEMQGGTFTITNGGVFGSMMSTPILNPPQSAILGMHNIVKRPVAVNGKVEIHPMMYVALSYDHRIIDGRESVGFLVKVKEMLEQPQRMLFGARSAEEVLLDL
- a CDS encoding desulfoferrodoxin family protein; the protein is MKNRRKFIRNSLITAGAVAFSGPLLAAATEPQKKTIHALPGIIYTEKDQGRWNGKAPSHVPQVKIEGNKIKLHTVHPMTAAHYIVRHTLVDASGKVLGSKTFYPTDVQPISEFELPAGFHGKLFATSFCNKHDFWIKEFTV
- a CDS encoding 2-oxoglutarate dehydrogenase E1 component, with the translated sequence MLSTYDFTMMDDAHFLNQADPAYIENLYQIYQENPEALDPGWQQFFQGFDFALKNYPQKGTPGLETTDEFKVINLINGYRRRGHLFTQTNPVRKRRKYVPTLSIENFGLTPDDLERTFLAGNEIGIGPAKLKDIVAFLETTYCHSIGTEYYFIRDVTIVNWLRKTFETTQNRPRYSREEKVYILKKLLRAVHFENFLQKKFPGQKRFSLEGAEALIPALDAVMEKGADLGIEEFVIGMSHRGRLNTLVNILRKPFKEVFAEFEGVEYEDENLLGDVKYHLGYTIRRKTSKGKPVKLTLSPNPSHLEAVDAVVEGIVRAKMDNHLEHNPDKIVPILIHGDASIAGQGVVYEVIQMSDLKGYSAGGTIHLVINNQIGFTTDYLDARSSTYCTDVAKTTLSPVFHVNGDDAEAVVFTVQLAMEFRNRFHKDVFIDILCYRRYGHNEGDEPRFTQPLLYKAIEKHPNPYQIYKEKLLQEKAVTPEFCQQEEKHFNQRLEEHYAAAKSHKKAAIDSFLKDIWKGIRPATDKDFHHSPSTAVPKKELLQIAGKITALPDEKKFYRKTIRLQQQRAEMIFKKEQLDWAMGELLAYGSLLAENIPVRLSGQDVERGTFSHRHAVLRLEDSEEKYVPLNHIREQQAPFAVFNSPLSEYGVLGFEYGYALASPHSLVIWEAQFGDFANTAQVIFDQFISSAGEKWNVMNHLVVLLPHGYEGQGPEHSSARMERFLTLAAEKNMQIANCSTPANFFHLLRRQMKRPFRKPLIVFTPKSLLRHPRAVSPLTDFTQGGFREVMDDETVTPDRVTRVIFCTGRLYYALLAEREKLKIDTMALVRIEQLYPFPEKQVNAIIRKYKNTTDFIWAQEEPANMGAWQFIEKVFDKKHSLRLISRPESGSPATGSPQFHVIREQKILDKVFLQCECPYLHEECEMACIGNRWKSFEKELAALQVQHIDSKFHSGVKPLK
- a CDS encoding serine hydrolase domain-containing protein encodes the protein MKKFKYLVLVVVVAALAYGANYFIARAPIFTGYAAKDLASWTFLTHRTQKDIEKHDLSFFPVNLSHNVIDKKHKRVTGTFLGMAKQVAVYRQGLGCTLVADADINKVMQQKMTEPVLPKNPQNIYWPMGDKMRDTLPPAVDIKKLQAAIDSAFNAGNTRAVVVAYDTLFMREKYAPGFDKNTRILGWSMSKSITSALIGILVKEGKLKVNAPAPIKEWQNDARKNIRLADLLHQSSGLKWNEDYGDISDVTIMLYRKGNMAEFAIQHPAIYPPDSVWYYSSGNTNIISEIIRRTIGNDQQYWNFPRKALFNKIGMRSAVLETDASGNFVGSSYTFATPRDWARFGLLYLQNGKWQGKQLLPKGWVKYAHTPARKSQDQYGAQFWLNKGTHEIKGYPDIYYCDGFHGQRVYIIPSKDLVVVRMGLNGHGEFDYNKFLTRILDAFH
- a CDS encoding bifunctional metallophosphatase/5'-nucleotidase — protein: MKNLQIVWLFIVFFATGSLHAQNITILHTNDMHSRITGDGPEIDYTPMIINNDSVLGGFARLATLLKQQKSTNPNGTLILDAGDFLMGTLFNTIEPQTGFQLSLMKQMGIQFTTIGNHEFDYGPNALAQAIQAAEKRGGLPQIISTNLNPVPDAPKDGQLAKLFANKTILPYKIIEVKGVKIGIIGILGKDAAEVAPLKAPVQVAKQSKTARKTAKMLKKEKHVDLVICLSHSGVYSDGKGGFYGEDVKMAKKAKYIDVIISGHTHVVTPQPVKVKNTLIVQTGCYLHNLGRLDLTIKNGKIAAYHYRLIPIDDHILGDAKVNDEINRYKSQINKKILNRQHLYYRQPVAETSFNLMKHNKRGYQHTNLGVFLTQAIQHDVNRYGDSTDVELLASGTIRDNILEGKTGVITVPDIFRVLSLGRVNDSLPGYPLAKIYITGHELKNLMEVLLLSKSDDGYVFVSGAKVYYNPKKVMLHKVYKIEINGKPIDLSKKNPKLYSITADTYLLSFLGRVKKLSHGLVSVVPKDAHGNPVTNMNTALIDFNKNKKGIQPGTEWLAVIHYLQQLKDKNNDGIPDIPLQYKKPLSHRIAGKKEN